One Carassius gibelio isolate Cgi1373 ecotype wild population from Czech Republic chromosome A7, carGib1.2-hapl.c, whole genome shotgun sequence DNA window includes the following coding sequences:
- the LOC128017811 gene encoding uncharacterized protein LOC128017811, giving the protein MEVIRRKDSDSNGLFSDNSDNDCEHLGACGQTTAVCLCENTPFTSFCDQHPQEDSSVKCVQCGKNRAMITRYSEGYGTEEDCVQPHLQGDSDADADIEDTDSRLQIVGSLQRISSRKRKRQRITRQDTTESEDDGGRSHRTHRWSLRLSPHRAHNRTILEESISQVRPLVICRCAARETQTVTDDKPDSGKWTLAVFPVPLSLPVSCYLLIVPLSVSIIIVLVSFLLPLTDT; this is encoded by the exons ATGGAGGTGATTAGAAGAAAAGACTCAGACTCAAACGGCCTCTTCTCAGACAACTCGGACAATGACTGTGAG CACTTGGGGGCTTGTGGGCAGACGacagcagtgtgtttgtgtgaaaatacCCCCTTTACCAGCTTCTGTGATCAGCACCCACAGGAG GACTCCAGTGTGAAGTGTGTCCAGTGCGGTAAGAACAGAGCCATGATCACCAGATACTCAGAGGGTTATGGCACAGAG GAGGATTGTGTTCAGCCTCATCTACAGGGAGACAGCGACGCAGACGCAGACATCGAGGACACGGACAGCAG GCTCCAGATTGTGGGTTCCCTCCAGCGAATCAGCTCCCGGAAGAGAAAGCGTCAGCGAATCACGCGGCAGGACACAACGGAGAGCGAAGACGATGGTGGGCGGAGCCACAGGACGCACCGCTGGAGTCTACGGCTCAGTCCTCATCGCGCACATAACAGGACCATCCTGGAG GAGAGCATTTCTCAGGTGCGGCCGCTGGTAATCTGCCGCTGTGCAGCGCGAGAGACTCAAACCGTCACAGACGACAAACCCGACAGCGGAAAATGGACCCTGGCAGTGTTCCccgtccctctctctctccctgtgtcctGTTATCTGCTCATCGTCCCTCTCTCCGTATCCATCATCATCGTTCTTGTGTCATTCCTCCTACCGCTCACAGATACTTGA